One genomic region from Frateuria soli encodes:
- a CDS encoding DUF1328 domain-containing protein: MLHYAIVFLVIAIIAAILGFGGIAGAAAGIAKILFVIFLILAIIAFFRRAS, translated from the coding sequence ATGCTGCATTACGCCATCGTCTTTCTGGTCATCGCGATCATTGCTGCCATCCTCGGCTTCGGCGGCATTGCCGGCGCCGCGGCGGGCATCGCTAAAATCCTGTTCGTCATCTTCCTGATTCTGGCGATCATCGCCTTCTTCCGCCGCGCCAGTTGA
- a CDS encoding ABC transporter ATP-binding protein codes for MPEAEHETTDDGTAGAAPPSGVLAELTGLGHAIKDLFGAQLELLSAEVGLARSALSWMLLAGLAATVAGVGLGLSLLALVGVLLAKWFGSWAWALVTLSVLQLVFMLAAILFFRRCMHWMSLPVTRTEWGAMMRETRARARRRVEREDAA; via the coding sequence ATGCCAGAGGCCGAACATGAAACCACCGATGACGGGACCGCTGGCGCGGCACCGCCCTCGGGCGTGCTCGCCGAGCTCACCGGGCTCGGCCACGCCATCAAGGACCTGTTCGGTGCGCAGCTGGAGCTGCTGTCGGCCGAAGTGGGGCTGGCCCGCAGCGCACTCTCGTGGATGCTGCTGGCCGGCCTGGCCGCCACCGTCGCCGGGGTCGGCCTTGGCCTGAGCCTGCTGGCACTGGTCGGCGTGCTGCTGGCCAAATGGTTCGGGTCCTGGGCCTGGGCGCTGGTGACGCTGTCCGTGCTGCAACTGGTCTTCATGCTTGCGGCCATCCTGTTCTTCCGCCGCTGCATGCACTGGATGAGCCTTCCCGTCACGCGCACCGAGTGGGGTGCGATGATGCGCGAGACGCGGGCGCGGGCCCGCCGCCGGGTAGAGCGGGAGGACGCGGCATGA
- a CDS encoding PQQ-dependent sugar dehydrogenase, protein MRPLFVLLLALSAASAWAAPALDRLVLPVGFHIAVYSDQVPQARELAVGARGTVFVGSMDAGKVYALTDADHDGRAEKVRVVASGLQLPVGVAFHQGDLYVSAVSRILVLRDIENHLDDPPGPELVYGKFPTETHHGWKFIAFGPDGKLYVPIGAPCNLCDKDKDYAKLTRMNPDGTGLTDVAYGIRNTVGFDWRPSTGKLWFTDNGRDLLGDEVPSDELNRLDRVGQHFGYPYCHQGDIADPEFGKGHRCRDYAPPVLKLGAHVASLGMRFYTGEQFPARYRGAIFIAEHGSWNRTEKSGYRVMVVRLDGEKVASYEPFITGFEQDEQAWGRPVDVQPLPDGSLLVSDDTAGAVYRVTYGR, encoded by the coding sequence ATGCGTCCGCTGTTCGTGTTGTTGCTGGCCCTGTCCGCGGCGTCCGCCTGGGCGGCTCCCGCGCTCGACCGGCTGGTCCTGCCCGTGGGTTTCCACATCGCCGTCTACTCCGACCAGGTTCCGCAGGCGCGCGAACTGGCGGTGGGCGCCAGGGGCACCGTGTTCGTCGGTTCGATGGATGCCGGCAAGGTCTACGCGCTGACCGACGCCGACCACGATGGCCGCGCGGAAAAGGTGCGCGTGGTCGCCAGCGGTCTGCAGCTGCCGGTCGGCGTGGCGTTCCATCAGGGCGACCTCTACGTTTCGGCGGTGAGCCGCATCCTGGTGTTGCGCGACATCGAGAATCACCTGGACGACCCGCCCGGGCCCGAACTGGTCTACGGCAAGTTTCCCACCGAGACGCACCACGGCTGGAAGTTCATCGCCTTCGGCCCGGACGGCAAGCTGTACGTGCCGATCGGCGCGCCGTGCAACCTCTGCGACAAGGACAAGGACTACGCCAAGCTGACGCGCATGAATCCGGACGGCACGGGCCTCACGGACGTCGCCTACGGCATCCGCAACACGGTCGGCTTCGACTGGCGGCCGTCCACCGGCAAGCTGTGGTTCACCGACAACGGCCGCGACCTGCTCGGCGACGAGGTGCCCAGCGACGAGCTCAACCGGCTCGACCGCGTCGGCCAGCATTTCGGCTATCCCTACTGCCACCAGGGCGACATCGCCGACCCGGAGTTCGGCAAGGGCCATCGGTGCCGGGACTATGCGCCGCCGGTGCTCAAGCTGGGTGCCCACGTCGCTTCGCTGGGTATGCGGTTCTACACCGGCGAGCAGTTCCCGGCGCGCTACCGGGGCGCGATCTTCATCGCCGAACACGGCTCGTGGAACCGCACGGAGAAGTCCGGCTACCGCGTGATGGTCGTGCGGCTGGATGGCGAGAAGGTGGCTTCCTACGAGCCTTTCATTACCGGCTTCGAGCAGGACGAACAGGCCTGGGGCCGGCCGGTGGACGTGCAGCCCCTGCCCGACGGCAGCTTGCTGGTCAGTGATGACACGGCCGGCGCGGTGTATCGCGTGACGTACGGGCGTTGA
- a CDS encoding AAA family ATPase: MSELDDLATLVRAATPLLVIETVDEQRVIECFRHVIAQSLRPLWRWTLTDGLGRLDFVQPAGGDIAPDAGATLDAIRAADERGVYLLFDFHPFLRYAMSLRQTREIVQRQKSAAHTLVLVGAKIELPDELEALATRVPLALPDLKELAGILRGEAAAWQREQGRRLEVDGDAARTLVRNLVGLSAPDARRVVRKLIYNDGALGAADLPELMRSKFDLLNRSGLLHYEYATASFADVAGVARLNAWIERRRAVFLDPQPALDPPRGVLLLGVQGCGKSLAAKATAGGFGVPLVRLDFGTLYDKYQGETEKNLREALASVELLAPCVLWIDEIEKGLASGGSEDGGVSRRVLGYLLTWMAERKAKVFVVATANAVDQLPAELLRKGRFDEIFFVDLPSPAARAAVFGLHLKRRKLDPSTFDLPALAAASEGFCGAEIEQAIVSALYDTAGSGTPPDQAALSRSLAQTRPLSVLMREQVQALREWALERCIPAD, encoded by the coding sequence ATGAGCGAACTGGACGACCTGGCTACCCTGGTCCGCGCGGCCACGCCGTTGCTGGTGATCGAGACGGTGGACGAGCAACGCGTGATCGAGTGCTTCCGCCATGTCATCGCGCAGTCGTTGCGGCCGCTGTGGCGCTGGACGCTGACCGACGGCCTGGGCCGGCTGGATTTCGTCCAGCCGGCCGGCGGGGACATCGCGCCGGACGCCGGCGCCACGCTGGACGCCATCCGCGCCGCCGACGAGCGCGGCGTCTACCTGCTGTTCGATTTCCACCCGTTCCTGCGCTACGCGATGAGCCTGCGCCAGACGCGCGAGATCGTGCAGCGGCAGAAGAGCGCGGCACACACCCTCGTGCTGGTCGGCGCGAAGATCGAGCTGCCCGACGAACTCGAAGCGCTGGCCACCCGCGTGCCGCTGGCCCTGCCGGACCTGAAGGAACTGGCCGGCATCCTGCGCGGCGAGGCGGCCGCCTGGCAGCGCGAGCAGGGGCGGCGGCTGGAGGTCGACGGCGACGCCGCGCGCACGCTCGTGCGCAACCTGGTCGGTTTGTCGGCGCCGGACGCACGGCGCGTCGTGCGCAAGCTGATCTACAACGACGGCGCGCTCGGTGCGGCCGACCTGCCGGAGCTGATGCGCTCGAAGTTCGACCTGCTCAACCGTTCGGGACTGCTGCATTACGAGTACGCCACCGCGAGCTTCGCCGATGTCGCCGGCGTGGCGCGGCTCAATGCCTGGATCGAGCGCCGGCGCGCGGTGTTCCTGGACCCGCAGCCGGCGCTCGATCCACCCAGGGGCGTGTTGCTGCTGGGCGTACAGGGCTGCGGCAAGAGCCTGGCGGCCAAGGCCACCGCCGGCGGTTTCGGCGTGCCACTGGTGCGGCTTGATTTCGGCACGCTGTACGACAAGTACCAGGGCGAGACCGAGAAGAACCTGCGCGAGGCGCTGGCCAGCGTGGAACTGCTCGCGCCCTGCGTGCTGTGGATCGACGAGATCGAGAAGGGCCTGGCCAGCGGCGGCAGCGAGGACGGCGGCGTGTCACGCCGCGTGCTCGGCTACCTGCTCACCTGGATGGCCGAACGCAAGGCCAAGGTATTCGTGGTCGCCACCGCCAACGCGGTCGACCAGTTGCCCGCCGAACTGTTGCGCAAGGGCCGCTTCGACGAGATCTTCTTCGTCGACCTGCCCTCGCCCGCGGCACGCGCGGCGGTGTTCGGGCTGCACCTGAAGCGGCGCAAACTGGACCCCTCGACCTTCGACCTGCCGGCCCTGGCCGCCGCGAGCGAGGGCTTCTGCGGCGCAGAGATCGAACAGGCCATCGTCAGTGCGCTGTACGACACCGCCGGCAGCGGTACCCCGCCGGACCAGGCGGCACTGTCCCGCTCGCTGGCGCAGACCCGGCCGTTGTCGGTGCTGATGCGCGAGCAGGTGCAGGCCCTGCGCGAATGGGCGCTCGAACGCTGCATTCCGGCCGACTGA
- a CDS encoding efflux RND transporter permease subunit, which yields MKLPQYFVERPILAGVLSVLIVIAGAISLFKLPIGEYPEVVPPTVVVRATYPGANPKVIAATVATPLEEQINGVEGMLYTSSQATSDGAMTLTVTFALGTDLDNAQVQVQNRVAQALPRLPEEVQRLGVTTQKSSPDLTMVVHLISPDQRYDMLYLSNYARLHIKDQLARLDGIGDVQLFGAGEYSMRVWLNPEKLAMRGLTTGDVVNAIREQNVDVAAGSLNAPPAPNGAAFQLNINTRGRLVTEDDFANIVLRTTTDGAVTHLRDVARVELGSNNYALRSLLDNKPAVAMPIFARPGSNAIQISDEVRAAMAQLKSEFPQGVDYRIVYDPTVFVRGSIEAVVHTLFEAILLVVLVVILFLQTWRASVIPLVAVPVSLVGTFAVMYLAGFSLNALSLFGLVLAIGIVVDDAIVVVENVERHIEHGLKPKEATRRAMTEVTGPIVATALVLCAVFIPAAFISGLTGEFYRQFALTIAISTVISAFNSLTLSPALAALLLKERGAPKDRFSLLLDRGFGWLFRPFNRMFVRGADRYVGGVRRVLGKGAPALVIYGALVALGVFGFVHVPTGFVPSQDKQYLVSFAQLPDAASLDRSEDVIRRMSAIALKQPGVESAVAFPGLSINGFTNSPNSGIVFVTLKPFEERSDPSLSAGAIAGALNQQYAAIQDAYIAVFPPPPVMGLGTIGGFRIQIEDRSDQGFEELFKQTQNLIAQSQKTPALAGLFSSYQVSVPQIDAEVDREKAKAEGVNLAEVYQTMQAYMGSLYVNDFNRFGRTYQVNVSAEPGFRREPEDILRLKTRNAAGEPVPLGSFVQVHQGVGPDRVQHYNGYPTAEINGGPAPGYSSGQAQAAMEKLAKDNLPNGMSYEWTELTYQQILAGNTAVLVFPLCVLLVFLVLASLYESLTLPLAVILIVPMVLLSAIAGVWLSGGDNNIFTQIGLIVLVGLACKNAILIVEFAREAQIHEGLDRRAAVLEAARLRLRPILMTSFAFIMGVVPLVTSHGAGAEMRHAMGVAVFSGMLGVTFFGLLFTPLFYVIVRGWSERTAARRAVRHAALPVAIEEH from the coding sequence ATGAAACTCCCCCAATATTTCGTGGAGCGGCCGATCCTCGCCGGCGTGCTGTCGGTGCTGATCGTGATCGCCGGCGCGATCTCGCTATTCAAGCTGCCGATCGGCGAATACCCCGAAGTGGTCCCGCCGACGGTGGTCGTGCGCGCCACCTATCCCGGCGCCAACCCCAAGGTGATCGCCGCTACCGTCGCCACGCCGCTGGAGGAGCAGATCAACGGCGTCGAAGGCATGCTCTACACCTCCTCGCAGGCCACCAGCGACGGCGCGATGACGCTGACGGTCACCTTCGCGCTGGGCACCGACCTGGACAACGCCCAGGTGCAGGTGCAGAACCGCGTGGCGCAGGCCTTGCCGCGCTTGCCCGAGGAAGTGCAGCGGCTCGGCGTGACCACGCAGAAGAGCTCGCCGGACCTGACCATGGTCGTGCACCTGATCTCGCCCGACCAGCGCTACGACATGCTGTACCTGTCCAACTACGCGCGGCTGCACATCAAGGACCAGCTCGCGCGCCTCGACGGTATCGGCGACGTGCAGCTGTTCGGTGCCGGCGAGTATTCAATGCGGGTGTGGCTGAACCCGGAGAAGCTCGCGATGCGCGGCCTGACCACGGGCGACGTGGTCAATGCGATCCGCGAGCAGAACGTGGACGTCGCGGCCGGCTCGCTCAATGCGCCGCCTGCGCCCAACGGCGCGGCGTTCCAGCTCAACATCAACACCCGCGGCCGCCTGGTCACCGAGGACGACTTCGCCAACATCGTGCTGCGCACGACCACCGATGGCGCGGTCACCCACCTGCGTGACGTGGCGCGCGTCGAGCTGGGCTCGAACAACTACGCGCTGCGCAGCCTGCTGGACAACAAGCCGGCGGTGGCGATGCCGATCTTCGCCCGGCCGGGTTCCAACGCGATCCAGATCTCCGACGAAGTACGCGCCGCCATGGCGCAGCTCAAGTCCGAGTTCCCGCAGGGCGTGGACTACAGGATCGTCTACGACCCGACCGTGTTCGTGCGCGGCTCGATCGAGGCGGTGGTGCATACGCTGTTCGAGGCGATCCTGCTGGTCGTGCTGGTGGTGATCCTGTTCCTGCAGACCTGGCGCGCCTCGGTCATCCCGCTGGTGGCGGTGCCGGTGTCGCTGGTGGGCACCTTCGCGGTGATGTACCTGGCCGGCTTCTCGCTCAATGCGTTGAGCCTGTTCGGCCTGGTGCTCGCCATCGGCATCGTGGTGGACGACGCCATCGTGGTGGTGGAGAACGTCGAACGCCACATCGAGCACGGGCTCAAACCGAAGGAAGCCACCCGGCGCGCGATGACCGAGGTGACCGGTCCGATCGTGGCCACGGCGCTGGTGCTGTGCGCGGTGTTCATCCCGGCGGCCTTCATCAGCGGCCTGACCGGCGAGTTCTACCGCCAGTTCGCGCTGACCATCGCGATCTCCACGGTGATCTCGGCGTTCAACTCGCTGACCCTGAGCCCGGCGCTCGCCGCGCTGCTGCTCAAGGAGCGCGGTGCGCCGAAGGACCGTTTCAGCCTCCTGCTCGATCGCGGCTTCGGCTGGCTGTTCCGCCCGTTCAACCGGATGTTCGTGCGCGGCGCCGACCGCTACGTCGGCGGCGTGCGGCGCGTGCTCGGCAAGGGCGCACCCGCGCTGGTGATCTACGGCGCGCTGGTGGCGCTGGGCGTGTTCGGCTTCGTCCACGTGCCGACCGGCTTCGTGCCTTCGCAGGACAAGCAATACCTGGTGTCGTTCGCGCAATTGCCCGATGCCGCCTCGCTGGACCGTTCCGAGGACGTAATCCGCCGGATGAGCGCGATCGCCCTGAAGCAGCCGGGCGTGGAGAGCGCGGTGGCGTTCCCGGGGCTGTCGATCAACGGCTTCACCAATTCGCCCAACAGCGGCATCGTGTTCGTCACGCTCAAGCCGTTCGAGGAGCGCTCCGACCCGTCGCTCTCGGCCGGTGCGATCGCCGGTGCACTCAACCAGCAATACGCCGCGATCCAGGACGCCTACATCGCGGTGTTCCCGCCGCCGCCGGTGATGGGCCTGGGCACGATCGGCGGCTTCCGCATCCAGATCGAGGATCGCTCCGACCAGGGCTTCGAGGAACTGTTCAAGCAGACCCAGAACCTGATCGCGCAAAGCCAGAAGACGCCGGCGCTGGCCGGGCTGTTCTCCAGCTACCAGGTGAGCGTGCCGCAAATCGATGCCGAGGTGGACCGCGAAAAGGCCAAGGCCGAGGGCGTGAACCTGGCCGAGGTCTACCAGACCATGCAGGCCTACATGGGCTCGCTCTACGTCAACGACTTCAACCGTTTCGGGCGCACCTACCAGGTCAACGTCTCGGCCGAGCCGGGCTTCCGCCGCGAACCGGAGGACATCCTGCGGCTGAAGACGCGCAATGCCGCGGGCGAGCCGGTGCCGCTGGGTTCGTTCGTGCAGGTGCACCAGGGCGTCGGTCCGGACCGCGTGCAGCACTACAACGGCTACCCGACCGCCGAGATCAACGGCGGCCCGGCGCCGGGCTACAGCTCCGGCCAGGCACAGGCGGCGATGGAGAAGCTGGCCAAGGACAACCTGCCCAACGGCATGAGCTACGAGTGGACCGAGCTCACCTACCAGCAGATCCTGGCTGGCAACACCGCGGTACTCGTCTTCCCGCTGTGCGTGCTGCTGGTGTTCCTGGTGCTGGCCTCGCTGTACGAGAGCCTGACCCTGCCGCTGGCGGTGATCCTGATCGTGCCGATGGTGCTGTTGTCCGCGATCGCCGGCGTGTGGCTCTCGGGCGGGGACAACAACATCTTCACCCAGATCGGCCTGATCGTGCTGGTGGGCCTGGCCTGCAAGAACGCCATCCTGATCGTGGAGTTCGCCCGCGAGGCGCAGATCCACGAAGGGCTCGATCGTCGCGCCGCGGTGCTGGAAGCGGCACGGCTGCGGTTGCGCCCGATCCTGATGACCAGCTTCGCTTTCATCATGGGCGTGGTGCCGCTGGTGACCTCGCACGGCGCCGGCGCGGAGATGCGTCATGCGATGGGCGTGGCGGTGTTCTCCGGCATGTTGGGCGTGACCTTCTTCGGCTTGCTGTTCACCCCCCTCTTCTACGTGATCGTGCGCGGCTGGAGCGAACGTACGGCGGCGCGGCGCGCCGTGCGCCACGCGGCGCTGCCGGTCGCGATCGAGGAGCATTGA
- a CDS encoding YbhB/YbcL family Raf kinase inhibitor-like protein gives MQLRSDDFRDGQPIPPGCAFGKPGDPIALSDNRNPHLAWRDAPPGTRSFVLTCIDGDAPSRGDDVNQEGRTVSADLPRTDFVHWLMADIPAECGELGHGSCSDGVTPHGKRTPTGPAGSHQGENDYSGWFASDPQMAGTYLGYDGPCPPWNDARVHRYRFELHALDVPSLGLPPGFSLDQLRKAMDGHVLASVALTGTYAINPDAK, from the coding sequence ATGCAACTACGCAGCGACGACTTCCGGGACGGCCAGCCGATCCCGCCCGGGTGCGCCTTCGGCAAGCCGGGCGACCCGATCGCCCTGTCCGACAACCGCAACCCGCACCTGGCCTGGCGCGATGCGCCGCCGGGCACACGCTCGTTCGTGCTTACCTGCATCGACGGCGATGCGCCCAGCCGCGGCGACGACGTCAACCAGGAAGGCCGCACGGTCAGCGCCGACCTGCCGCGCACCGACTTCGTGCACTGGCTGATGGCCGACATTCCCGCCGAATGCGGCGAGCTCGGCCACGGTTCGTGCAGCGACGGCGTCACGCCGCATGGCAAGCGCACGCCGACCGGTCCGGCCGGCAGCCACCAGGGCGAGAACGACTACAGTGGCTGGTTCGCCTCCGACCCGCAGATGGCCGGCACCTATCTCGGCTACGACGGACCCTGCCCGCCCTGGAACGACGCGCGCGTGCATCGCTATCGCTTCGAACTGCACGCGCTGGACGTCCCCAGCCTGGGCCTGCCTCCCGGCTTCAGCCTCGACCAGTTGCGCAAGGCGATGGACGGCCACGTGCTGGCCAGCGTCGCGTTGACCGGCACCTATGCGATCAATCCGGACGCGAAGTGA
- a CDS encoding DUF883 family protein, protein MAASDAADSLDTPKAHTRIDQGAERVKHATSEAVARTKQAVNATADRVEAGVHHAADRTADAAHRASDKAADLSERGRQMRDETMDKAELWMDQAREYVREKPMQSIAIAVGAGWLLGRILRR, encoded by the coding sequence ATGGCCGCCTCCGATGCGGCCGATTCGCTGGATACCCCCAAGGCGCACACCCGCATTGATCAGGGCGCCGAGCGCGTCAAGCACGCCACCTCCGAGGCGGTGGCTCGCACCAAGCAGGCAGTCAACGCCACCGCCGACCGGGTCGAGGCAGGCGTCCACCATGCGGCCGACCGGACCGCGGACGCTGCGCACCGGGCCAGCGACAAGGCCGCCGACCTGAGCGAGCGTGGCCGCCAGATGCGCGACGAGACCATGGACAAGGCCGAGCTCTGGATGGACCAGGCGCGCGAGTACGTGCGCGAGAAGCCGATGCAGTCGATCGCCATCGCGGTCGGCGCCGGCTGGCTGCTCGGCCGTATCCTGCGTCGCTGA
- a CDS encoding AI-2E family transporter, protein MNGPDPVVAPAAVDASATVPAPIAGSPQLRFARSLRRHLLAVRVVLNALLVLALLYTVTISRVLLIPLVLAAFIGLALNPIVASGARHRLPRWLTASVLVVALLAGLGAGVGALAQPALGWFHGAPAAIRSFVPKLRSVTKPLEAANRATQTLVGGPVRTVPQSATVAISAWDVVSTAPKVLAAILTVVLLVFFFLVYGDSLLRRLVEISPGFAYKRHAVEIVRSIQIEVSRYLLTALLINASLGALTTLMLWLYDMPDPLLWGAVAMTANFIPYVGAITTTIVLGLVGMIHSHDLGTALLPALTFAGMTAIEGNLITPMIQGHRMRLSPIAILIWLLVWGWLWGIPGALLAVPMLTSAKLITERVRGWGWFAVMVQR, encoded by the coding sequence ATGAACGGCCCCGATCCGGTCGTCGCGCCGGCTGCGGTCGACGCGTCGGCGACCGTGCCGGCACCGATCGCCGGCTCGCCCCAGTTGCGCTTCGCGCGCAGCCTGCGCAGGCACCTGCTGGCGGTGCGCGTGGTACTCAACGCGTTGCTGGTGCTGGCGTTGCTGTACACCGTCACGATTTCCCGCGTCCTGCTGATCCCGCTGGTGCTGGCCGCCTTCATCGGGTTGGCGCTCAACCCGATCGTGGCGTCCGGCGCCCGCCACCGGTTACCGCGCTGGCTCACCGCCAGCGTGCTGGTGGTCGCCTTGCTGGCCGGGCTGGGCGCGGGTGTCGGCGCGCTGGCGCAGCCGGCGCTGGGCTGGTTCCATGGCGCACCGGCGGCGATCCGCAGCTTCGTGCCCAAGCTGCGCAGCGTCACCAAGCCGCTGGAGGCGGCCAACCGCGCCACGCAGACGCTGGTCGGCGGCCCGGTACGCACCGTGCCGCAGTCGGCCACGGTGGCGATCTCCGCCTGGGACGTGGTCTCCACCGCGCCCAAGGTGCTGGCGGCCATACTTACCGTGGTGCTGCTGGTGTTCTTCTTCCTTGTCTACGGCGACTCGCTGTTGCGAAGACTGGTGGAGATCTCGCCCGGCTTCGCCTACAAGCGACATGCGGTGGAAATCGTTCGCAGTATCCAGATCGAAGTGTCGCGCTACCTGCTCACCGCGCTGCTGATCAACGCCAGCCTCGGTGCGCTGACCACGCTGATGCTGTGGCTTTACGACATGCCCGATCCGCTGCTGTGGGGCGCGGTGGCGATGACGGCCAACTTCATTCCCTACGTGGGCGCGATCACCACCACCATCGTGCTGGGGCTGGTCGGCATGATCCACTCGCACGACCTGGGCACGGCGCTGCTGCCGGCGTTGACCTTTGCCGGCATGACCGCGATCGAAGGCAACCTGATCACGCCGATGATCCAGGGCCACCGCATGCGGCTGTCGCCGATCGCCATCCTGATCTGGCTCCTGGTGTGGGGCTGGCTGTGGGGCATCCCCGGCGCGCTGCTCGCGGTGCCGATGCTCACCAGCGCCAAGCTGATCACCGAGCGGGTACGGGGGTGGGGCTGGTTCGCGGTGATGGTGCAACGCTAG
- a CDS encoding efflux transporter outer membrane subunit, producing the protein MAALLAGCINVGPDYQPPVEKPVTLQGIDAAHQSSAAFQADWWKQFNDPTLDALITRAARNAPDLKIALAHLKEARALLGTARSGQWPDIETGASYTRSRGQTPGFSEQRTTTITYQAGFDASWELDLFGGVRRQVEAARADSEAAAASLQDAQVTLFAEVARNYFDLRGAQLRIQVAQRDIANQREALEVIESRAALGTGSGQDVASARARLAGVEATLPVLATQAQADTFRLAVLLGERPGALDIDLSSAHFTPIDATLPIGNADDVLRRRPDIRIAQRNLAAATARIGVAKADWFPHVRLGGFLGFLAGRSNDFGSPQTRAWSIAPSISWSGLNVQRVRSGVKASEARADGALASYQRTVLRALEEVDNALVGYNQQRVRVQHLLEQADQSERAAKLAKIRYDAGAIDYLELLDAERTRLSAEDQLAGAEAAINLQAIALYKALGGGWQACGDETCTGMAQANGGER; encoded by the coding sequence ATGGCCGCGCTCCTCGCCGGCTGCATCAACGTCGGGCCCGACTACCAGCCCCCGGTGGAGAAGCCGGTCACGCTGCAGGGCATCGACGCCGCGCACCAGTCCAGCGCCGCCTTCCAGGCCGACTGGTGGAAGCAGTTCAACGACCCGACGCTCGACGCCCTGATCACCCGCGCGGCAAGGAACGCCCCGGACCTGAAGATCGCCCTGGCCCACCTGAAGGAGGCTCGCGCCCTCCTCGGCACCGCGCGTTCCGGGCAGTGGCCGGACATCGAAACCGGCGCCAGCTACACGCGCAGCCGCGGCCAGACACCGGGCTTCAGCGAGCAGCGCACCACCACGATCACCTACCAGGCCGGCTTCGACGCCAGCTGGGAGCTGGACCTGTTCGGCGGCGTGCGCCGCCAGGTCGAGGCCGCGCGCGCCGACAGCGAAGCCGCGGCGGCGTCGCTGCAGGATGCGCAGGTGACGTTGTTCGCCGAGGTCGCGCGCAACTATTTCGACCTGCGTGGCGCGCAGCTGCGCATCCAAGTCGCGCAGCGCGACATCGCCAACCAGCGCGAGGCGCTGGAGGTGATCGAAAGCCGCGCCGCGCTCGGCACCGGTTCCGGGCAGGACGTCGCCAGCGCCCGCGCGCGCCTGGCCGGCGTCGAGGCCACGCTGCCGGTGCTCGCCACGCAGGCGCAGGCCGATACGTTCCGCCTGGCCGTCCTGCTGGGCGAGCGGCCGGGTGCGCTGGATATCGACCTCTCCTCCGCGCACTTCACGCCGATCGACGCCACCCTGCCGATCGGCAACGCCGATGACGTATTGCGCCGGAGGCCGGACATCCGCATTGCGCAGCGCAACCTCGCCGCCGCCACGGCGCGCATCGGCGTGGCGAAGGCGGACTGGTTCCCGCACGTGCGGCTGGGCGGTTTCCTCGGCTTCCTGGCGGGTCGCAGCAACGACTTCGGCAGCCCGCAGACGCGCGCCTGGTCGATCGCGCCCAGCATCAGCTGGTCCGGCCTCAACGTGCAGCGCGTGCGCTCGGGCGTGAAGGCGAGCGAAGCCCGCGCGGACGGCGCGCTGGCCAGCTACCAGCGCACCGTGCTGCGCGCGCTGGAGGAAGTGGATAACGCGCTGGTCGGCTACAACCAGCAGCGCGTACGCGTGCAGCACCTGCTCGAGCAGGCGGACCAGAGCGAACGGGCCGCGAAGCTGGCGAAGATCCGCTACGACGCCGGCGCCATCGACTACCTGGAGTTGCTCGACGCCGAGCGCACCCGGCTCTCCGCCGAGGACCAGCTGGCCGGGGCCGAGGCCGCCATCAACCTGCAGGCGATCGCGCTGTACAAGGCGCTGGGCGGCGGCTGGCAGGCCTGCGGCGATGAAACCTGTACCGGGATGGCGCAGGCCAATGGGGGCGAGCGTTAG
- a CDS encoding manganese catalase family protein: MFAHNKRLQYTVRVSECNPALANLMLEQFGGPQGELAAAMRYFTQALAEDDPGRKDMLLDIATEELSHLEVIGTIVGMLNKGAKGKLAEGVEEQAQMFRELQGAGNDSHVTQVLYGGGPALTNSGGQLWTAGYIDSIGEPTADLRSNIAAEARAKIVYERLINVTADAGVREALGFLMTREIAHQQSFEKALYAIQPNFPPGKLPGKPEFADMYVNTSQGEGDMRGPWNSDDNFQYVSDREKMLAMDGGSGVPEVALDDRQREVLKQMAQRTRSNPSINPETGADLGRSGGQPPGTRH, translated from the coding sequence ATGTTCGCTCACAACAAACGCCTGCAGTACACGGTGCGGGTTTCCGAGTGCAATCCGGCGCTAGCCAACCTCATGCTCGAGCAGTTCGGCGGCCCGCAGGGCGAGCTTGCCGCGGCGATGCGCTACTTCACCCAGGCGCTGGCCGAGGACGATCCCGGTCGCAAGGACATGCTGCTGGACATCGCCACCGAGGAGCTCAGCCACCTCGAAGTCATCGGCACCATCGTGGGCATGCTCAACAAGGGCGCCAAGGGCAAGCTTGCCGAAGGCGTCGAGGAGCAGGCGCAGATGTTCCGCGAGCTGCAGGGCGCCGGCAACGACTCGCACGTGACCCAGGTGCTGTACGGCGGCGGCCCGGCGCTCACCAACTCCGGCGGCCAGTTGTGGACGGCCGGCTACATCGACTCGATCGGCGAGCCGACCGCCGACCTGCGCTCCAACATCGCCGCCGAGGCACGCGCCAAGATCGTCTACGAGCGCCTGATCAACGTCACCGCCGATGCCGGCGTGCGCGAGGCACTGGGCTTCCTGATGACCCGCGAGATCGCCCACCAGCAATCCTTCGAGAAGGCGCTCTACGCGATCCAGCCGAACTTCCCGCCGGGCAAGCTGCCGGGCAAGCCTGAGTTCGCCGACATGTACGTCAACACCTCGCAGGGCGAGGGCGACATGCGCGGACCGTGGAACAGCGACGACAATTTCCAGTACGTCAGCGACCGCGAGAAGATGCTCGCGATGGACGGCGGCAGTGGCGTGCCGGAAGTGGCGCTGGACGACCGCCAGCGCGAGGTGCTGAAGCAGATGGCCCAGCGCACGCGCTCCAACCCGTCGATCAACCCTGAGACTGGCGCCGATCTTGGCCGCAGTGGCGGCCAGCCGCCAGGCACCCGCCACTAG